A genomic segment from Gossypium hirsutum isolate 1008001.06 chromosome D04, Gossypium_hirsutum_v2.1, whole genome shotgun sequence encodes:
- the LOC107898529 gene encoding pentatricopeptide repeat-containing protein At2g17140 isoform X2, producing the protein MGTTKLTQALLKNTKNPKLAWQLFKRIQSSPSNPCFLSSVPTIARILIRSKMLPEIDHLHLLLLSSQPQEKSLPSLISLVNLLAKSGFFDKAFSQFQSIRKMFPQNPPSICLYNVLFGCCIKERRSDCVLWLYKDMVLAGVSPETYTFNLLICGLCDLGHLEDARELFDKMPEKGCLPNEFSFGILVRGYCRFGLANKGLELLDEMRSSGILPNRVVYNTLISSFCKEGKTGDAEKLVERMREDGLFPDVVTFNARISALCSAGKVLEASRIFRDMQIDEALGLPRPNVITYNLMLEGFCKQGMLVEAKALVESMEKNGDLMNLDSYNIWLLGLLRNAKLVEAQLVLEDMVDKGVEPNIYSYNIVMDGLCKNGMLSDARIVMGFIVRSGLSPDTVTYSTLLHGYCRKGKLSEANAILNEMMRSGYVPNTYTCNILLHSLWKEGKILEAEELLQKMNEKGYGVDTVTCNIVIDGLCKSGKLDKAMEIAHEMWTHGSAALGNLGNSFIGLVDDVSRSMRCIPDLVTYSIIISALCKAGKIDEAKKKFREMMGKNLQPDAVIFDTFIHIFCKEGKISSAFRVLKDMEKKGCNKSVQTYNSLILGLGSKNQIFEIYGLVDEMRERGITPNVCIYNNIIQSLCKNGKIQDTTSILDDMLQMGINPNISTFRMLIEAFCKASDFGVAKELFEIGLSICGHKEAFYSLMFNELLSGGQLSEAKVIFEVALDRSFHLGNFLYKDLIEKLCKDGKLEEASGILHKLIIKGYKFDPASFMPVVDDLGKRGNKHEADELAEKMLEMASDGRVENKISRKPKALIHRKETKYGVDDWQTIVHRDDGSGIALKTLKRVQKGWGQGSTPSLQTEKTEFLDYWICSAVHSCKIFILISPPSEVRNAGKRCAMDSNLPS; encoded by the exons ATGGGAACAACGAAGCTTACCCAAGCACTCCTCAAAAACACCAAAAACCCAAAGCTTGCATGGCAACTCTTCAAGCGCATTCAATCTTCACCATCCAATCCTTGTTTTCTTTCATCAGTACCCACCATTGCTCGTATCCTTATTCGTTCCAAAATGCTGCCAGAAATCGATCATCTTCACCTCCTTCTCTTATCCTCACAGCCTCAAGAAAAGTCCCTTCCTTCCCTCATTTCACTTGTTAATCTCTTGGCCAAATCGGGTTTCTTTGATAAAGCATTTTCCCAGTTTCAATCTATAAGAAAAATGTTCCCACAAAACCCGCCTTCCATCTGTTTGTACAATGTTCTCTTTGGATGTTGTATTAAAGAAAGACGTTCAGATTGTGTGCTTTGGCTGTATAAAGATATGGTCTTAGCTGGTGTTTCTCCGGAGACTTATACTTTTAATCTTTTGATTTgtgggttatgtgatttgggtcaTTTGGAGGATGCCCGAGAGTTGTTTGATAAAATGCCTGAGAAAGGTTGCTTGCCGAATGAGTTTAGTTTTGGGATTTTGGTTCGTGGGTATTGTAGGTTTGGCCTTGCTAATAAAGGGTTGGAGCTTTTGGATGAGATGAGAAGTTCTGGGATTTTGCCTAACAGAGTTGTGTATAATACATTGATTTCAAGTTTTTGTAAGGAAGGTAAAACTGGTGATGCTGAAAAATTGGTGGAAAGAATGAGAGAGGATGGTTTGTTTCCTGATGTTGTGACATTCAATGCTAGAATATCAGCTCTTTGTAGTGCCGGTAAAGTTCTTGAAGCATCAAGGATTTTTAGGGATATGCAAATAGATGAAGCATTGGGGCTACCTCGGCCTAATGTTATAACCTATAATCTAATGCTTGAAGGGTTTTGTAAGCAAGGGATGTTGGTGGAAGCAAAGGCCTTGGTTGAGTCCATGGAGAAAAATGGTGATTTGATGAATTTAGATAGTTATAATATTTGGTTGTTGGGGTTGCTAAGAAATGCAAAGTTAGTAGAGGCTCAGTTGGTACTTGAAGATATGGTAGATAAAGGTGTAGAACCTAATATTTACTCGTATAACATTGTGATGGATGGTTTATGCAAGAATGGGATGCTTTCTGATGCGAGAATCGTGATGGGTTTTATTGTAAGGAGTGGTCTTTCCCCTGATACAGTAACTTATAGCACTTTACTGCACGGCTACTGTCGTAAAGGGAAGTTATCTGAAGCAAATGCTATTCTAAATGAGATGATGAGAAGTGGTTATGTCCCTAATACTTATACCTGTAATATTTTGCTGCATAGCCTATGGAAAGAGGGTAAAATATTGGAGGCAGAAGAGTTATTGCAAAAGATGAATGAAAAAGGCTATGGTGTGGATACTGTGACCTGCAATATTGTAATTGATGGTTTGTGTAAAAGTGGGAAATTGGACAAAGCTATGGAAATTGCACATGAGATGTGGACACATGGAAGTGCTGCTCTAGGTAACCTTGGGAACTCATTTATTGGCCTAGTTGATGATGTTAGCCGTAGCATGAGATGTATTCCTGACTTAGTTACATATTCTATCATAATTAGTGCTCTATGCAAAGCAGGAAAGATAGATGAAGCTAAAAAGAAATTCAGAGAGATGATGGGTAAAAACTTGCAACCCGATGCGGTTATTTTTGATACTTTCATCCATATTTTCTGTAAAGAAGGAAAGATTTCATCTGCATTTCGAGTTCTCAAGGACATGGAGAAAAAAGGATGTAATAAGAGTGTACAGACTTATAATTCACTGATACTTGGCTTAGGAAGTAAAAatcaaatatttgaaatttatggacttgtCGATGAGATGAGAGAAAGAGGGATTACTCCTAATGTTTGCATATACAATAACATTATTCAGTCTCTTTGCAAAAATGGGAAAATCCAGGACACTACTTCTATCTTGGATGACATGCTGCAAATGGGTATAAATCCTAATATTTCTACCTTCAGGATGTTAATAGAAGCTTTCTGCAAGGCAAGTGATTTTGGAGTAGCGAAGGAGTTATTCGAGATTGGTCTTAGTATATGTGGTCACAAGGAAGCCTTTTATAGTTTAATGTTCAATGAGTTGCTTTCTGGTGGGCAACTTTCAGAAGCTAAAGTGATCTTTGAAGTTGCATTAGATAGATCTTTTCATCTGGGAAACTTCCTTTATAAGGATCTCATTGAAAAACTTTGTAAAGATGGGAAGTTAGAGGAAGCTAGTGGTATTTTGCACAAGTTGATTATCAAAGGATACAAATTTGACCCTGCATCATTCATGCCTGTGGTTGATGACTTGGGTAAAAGAGGAAACAAGCATGAGGCTGATGAACTTGCAGAGAAGATGTTGGAGATGGCTTCAGATGGTAGAGTGGAAAATAAGATATCTCGAAAACCAAAGGCATTGATCCATAGAAAGGAAACGAAGTATGGTGTAGATGACTGGCAAACGATAGTACACAG AGATGATGGGAGTGGAATTGCTTTGAAAACCCTTAAGCGGGTACAGAAAGGCTGGGGTCAAGGAAGCACACCAAGTTTGCAGACCGAGAAAACTGAGTTTCTTGATTACTG GATTTGCTCGGCAGTGCACTCATgcaaaatattcattttaatttcaccACCTTCAGAAGTCAGGAATGCGGGCAAACGATGCGCA ATGGATAGCAATTTACCAAGCTGA
- the LOC107898529 gene encoding pentatricopeptide repeat-containing protein At2g17140 isoform X3 — protein sequence MGTTKLTQALLKNTKNPKLAWQLFKRIQSSPSNPCFLSSVPTIARILIRSKMLPEIDHLHLLLLSSQPQEKSLPSLISLVNLLAKSGFFDKAFSQFQSIRKMFPQNPPSICLYNVLFGCCIKERRSDCVLWLYKDMVLAGVSPETYTFNLLICGLCDLGHLEDARELFDKMPEKGCLPNEFSFGILVRGYCRFGLANKGLELLDEMRSSGILPNRVVYNTLISSFCKEGKTGDAEKLVERMREDGLFPDVVTFNARISALCSAGKVLEASRIFRDMQIDEALGLPRPNVITYNLMLEGFCKQGMLVEAKALVESMEKNGDLMNLDSYNIWLLGLLRNAKLVEAQLVLEDMVDKGVEPNIYSYNIVMDGLCKNGMLSDARIVMGFIVRSGLSPDTVTYSTLLHGYCRKGKLSEANAILNEMMRSGYVPNTYTCNILLHSLWKEGKILEAEELLQKMNEKGYGVDTVTCNIVIDGLCKSGKLDKAMEIAHEMWTHGSAALGNLGNSFIGLVDDVSRSMRCIPDLVTYSIIISALCKAGKIDEAKKKFREMMGKNLQPDAVIFDTFIHIFCKEGKISSAFRVLKDMEKKGCNKSVQTYNSLILGLGSKNQIFEIYGLVDEMRERGITPNVCIYNNIIQSLCKNGKIQDTTSILDDMLQMGINPNISTFRMLIEAFCKASDFGVAKELFEIGLSICGHKEAFYSLMFNELLSGGQLSEAKVIFEVALDRSFHLGNFLYKDLIEKLCKDGKLEEASGILHKLIIKGYKFDPASFMPVVDDLGKRGNKHEADELAEKMLEMASDGRVENKISRKPKALIHRKETKYGVDDWQTIVHRDDGSGIALKTLKRVQKGWGQGSTPSLQTEKTEFLDYWICSAVHSCKIFILISPPSEVRNAGKRCAVDG from the exons ATGGGAACAACGAAGCTTACCCAAGCACTCCTCAAAAACACCAAAAACCCAAAGCTTGCATGGCAACTCTTCAAGCGCATTCAATCTTCACCATCCAATCCTTGTTTTCTTTCATCAGTACCCACCATTGCTCGTATCCTTATTCGTTCCAAAATGCTGCCAGAAATCGATCATCTTCACCTCCTTCTCTTATCCTCACAGCCTCAAGAAAAGTCCCTTCCTTCCCTCATTTCACTTGTTAATCTCTTGGCCAAATCGGGTTTCTTTGATAAAGCATTTTCCCAGTTTCAATCTATAAGAAAAATGTTCCCACAAAACCCGCCTTCCATCTGTTTGTACAATGTTCTCTTTGGATGTTGTATTAAAGAAAGACGTTCAGATTGTGTGCTTTGGCTGTATAAAGATATGGTCTTAGCTGGTGTTTCTCCGGAGACTTATACTTTTAATCTTTTGATTTgtgggttatgtgatttgggtcaTTTGGAGGATGCCCGAGAGTTGTTTGATAAAATGCCTGAGAAAGGTTGCTTGCCGAATGAGTTTAGTTTTGGGATTTTGGTTCGTGGGTATTGTAGGTTTGGCCTTGCTAATAAAGGGTTGGAGCTTTTGGATGAGATGAGAAGTTCTGGGATTTTGCCTAACAGAGTTGTGTATAATACATTGATTTCAAGTTTTTGTAAGGAAGGTAAAACTGGTGATGCTGAAAAATTGGTGGAAAGAATGAGAGAGGATGGTTTGTTTCCTGATGTTGTGACATTCAATGCTAGAATATCAGCTCTTTGTAGTGCCGGTAAAGTTCTTGAAGCATCAAGGATTTTTAGGGATATGCAAATAGATGAAGCATTGGGGCTACCTCGGCCTAATGTTATAACCTATAATCTAATGCTTGAAGGGTTTTGTAAGCAAGGGATGTTGGTGGAAGCAAAGGCCTTGGTTGAGTCCATGGAGAAAAATGGTGATTTGATGAATTTAGATAGTTATAATATTTGGTTGTTGGGGTTGCTAAGAAATGCAAAGTTAGTAGAGGCTCAGTTGGTACTTGAAGATATGGTAGATAAAGGTGTAGAACCTAATATTTACTCGTATAACATTGTGATGGATGGTTTATGCAAGAATGGGATGCTTTCTGATGCGAGAATCGTGATGGGTTTTATTGTAAGGAGTGGTCTTTCCCCTGATACAGTAACTTATAGCACTTTACTGCACGGCTACTGTCGTAAAGGGAAGTTATCTGAAGCAAATGCTATTCTAAATGAGATGATGAGAAGTGGTTATGTCCCTAATACTTATACCTGTAATATTTTGCTGCATAGCCTATGGAAAGAGGGTAAAATATTGGAGGCAGAAGAGTTATTGCAAAAGATGAATGAAAAAGGCTATGGTGTGGATACTGTGACCTGCAATATTGTAATTGATGGTTTGTGTAAAAGTGGGAAATTGGACAAAGCTATGGAAATTGCACATGAGATGTGGACACATGGAAGTGCTGCTCTAGGTAACCTTGGGAACTCATTTATTGGCCTAGTTGATGATGTTAGCCGTAGCATGAGATGTATTCCTGACTTAGTTACATATTCTATCATAATTAGTGCTCTATGCAAAGCAGGAAAGATAGATGAAGCTAAAAAGAAATTCAGAGAGATGATGGGTAAAAACTTGCAACCCGATGCGGTTATTTTTGATACTTTCATCCATATTTTCTGTAAAGAAGGAAAGATTTCATCTGCATTTCGAGTTCTCAAGGACATGGAGAAAAAAGGATGTAATAAGAGTGTACAGACTTATAATTCACTGATACTTGGCTTAGGAAGTAAAAatcaaatatttgaaatttatggacttgtCGATGAGATGAGAGAAAGAGGGATTACTCCTAATGTTTGCATATACAATAACATTATTCAGTCTCTTTGCAAAAATGGGAAAATCCAGGACACTACTTCTATCTTGGATGACATGCTGCAAATGGGTATAAATCCTAATATTTCTACCTTCAGGATGTTAATAGAAGCTTTCTGCAAGGCAAGTGATTTTGGAGTAGCGAAGGAGTTATTCGAGATTGGTCTTAGTATATGTGGTCACAAGGAAGCCTTTTATAGTTTAATGTTCAATGAGTTGCTTTCTGGTGGGCAACTTTCAGAAGCTAAAGTGATCTTTGAAGTTGCATTAGATAGATCTTTTCATCTGGGAAACTTCCTTTATAAGGATCTCATTGAAAAACTTTGTAAAGATGGGAAGTTAGAGGAAGCTAGTGGTATTTTGCACAAGTTGATTATCAAAGGATACAAATTTGACCCTGCATCATTCATGCCTGTGGTTGATGACTTGGGTAAAAGAGGAAACAAGCATGAGGCTGATGAACTTGCAGAGAAGATGTTGGAGATGGCTTCAGATGGTAGAGTGGAAAATAAGATATCTCGAAAACCAAAGGCATTGATCCATAGAAAGGAAACGAAGTATGGTGTAGATGACTGGCAAACGATAGTACACAG AGATGATGGGAGTGGAATTGCTTTGAAAACCCTTAAGCGGGTACAGAAAGGCTGGGGTCAAGGAAGCACACCAAGTTTGCAGACCGAGAAAACTGAGTTTCTTGATTACTG GATTTGCTCGGCAGTGCACTCATgcaaaatattcattttaatttcaccACCTTCAGAAGTCAGGAATGCGGGCAAACGATGCGCAGTAG ATGGATAG
- the LOC107898529 gene encoding pentatricopeptide repeat-containing protein At2g17140 isoform X1 has protein sequence MGTTKLTQALLKNTKNPKLAWQLFKRIQSSPSNPCFLSSVPTIARILIRSKMLPEIDHLHLLLLSSQPQEKSLPSLISLVNLLAKSGFFDKAFSQFQSIRKMFPQNPPSICLYNVLFGCCIKERRSDCVLWLYKDMVLAGVSPETYTFNLLICGLCDLGHLEDARELFDKMPEKGCLPNEFSFGILVRGYCRFGLANKGLELLDEMRSSGILPNRVVYNTLISSFCKEGKTGDAEKLVERMREDGLFPDVVTFNARISALCSAGKVLEASRIFRDMQIDEALGLPRPNVITYNLMLEGFCKQGMLVEAKALVESMEKNGDLMNLDSYNIWLLGLLRNAKLVEAQLVLEDMVDKGVEPNIYSYNIVMDGLCKNGMLSDARIVMGFIVRSGLSPDTVTYSTLLHGYCRKGKLSEANAILNEMMRSGYVPNTYTCNILLHSLWKEGKILEAEELLQKMNEKGYGVDTVTCNIVIDGLCKSGKLDKAMEIAHEMWTHGSAALGNLGNSFIGLVDDVSRSMRCIPDLVTYSIIISALCKAGKIDEAKKKFREMMGKNLQPDAVIFDTFIHIFCKEGKISSAFRVLKDMEKKGCNKSVQTYNSLILGLGSKNQIFEIYGLVDEMRERGITPNVCIYNNIIQSLCKNGKIQDTTSILDDMLQMGINPNISTFRMLIEAFCKASDFGVAKELFEIGLSICGHKEAFYSLMFNELLSGGQLSEAKVIFEVALDRSFHLGNFLYKDLIEKLCKDGKLEEASGILHKLIIKGYKFDPASFMPVVDDLGKRGNKHEADELAEKMLEMASDGRVENKISRKPKALIHRKETKYGVDDWQTIVHRDDGSGIALKTLKRVQKGWGQGSTPSLQTEKTEFLDYWICSAVHSCKIFILISPPSEVRNAGKRCAVGHDVLINIRKLSVLVK, from the exons ATGGGAACAACGAAGCTTACCCAAGCACTCCTCAAAAACACCAAAAACCCAAAGCTTGCATGGCAACTCTTCAAGCGCATTCAATCTTCACCATCCAATCCTTGTTTTCTTTCATCAGTACCCACCATTGCTCGTATCCTTATTCGTTCCAAAATGCTGCCAGAAATCGATCATCTTCACCTCCTTCTCTTATCCTCACAGCCTCAAGAAAAGTCCCTTCCTTCCCTCATTTCACTTGTTAATCTCTTGGCCAAATCGGGTTTCTTTGATAAAGCATTTTCCCAGTTTCAATCTATAAGAAAAATGTTCCCACAAAACCCGCCTTCCATCTGTTTGTACAATGTTCTCTTTGGATGTTGTATTAAAGAAAGACGTTCAGATTGTGTGCTTTGGCTGTATAAAGATATGGTCTTAGCTGGTGTTTCTCCGGAGACTTATACTTTTAATCTTTTGATTTgtgggttatgtgatttgggtcaTTTGGAGGATGCCCGAGAGTTGTTTGATAAAATGCCTGAGAAAGGTTGCTTGCCGAATGAGTTTAGTTTTGGGATTTTGGTTCGTGGGTATTGTAGGTTTGGCCTTGCTAATAAAGGGTTGGAGCTTTTGGATGAGATGAGAAGTTCTGGGATTTTGCCTAACAGAGTTGTGTATAATACATTGATTTCAAGTTTTTGTAAGGAAGGTAAAACTGGTGATGCTGAAAAATTGGTGGAAAGAATGAGAGAGGATGGTTTGTTTCCTGATGTTGTGACATTCAATGCTAGAATATCAGCTCTTTGTAGTGCCGGTAAAGTTCTTGAAGCATCAAGGATTTTTAGGGATATGCAAATAGATGAAGCATTGGGGCTACCTCGGCCTAATGTTATAACCTATAATCTAATGCTTGAAGGGTTTTGTAAGCAAGGGATGTTGGTGGAAGCAAAGGCCTTGGTTGAGTCCATGGAGAAAAATGGTGATTTGATGAATTTAGATAGTTATAATATTTGGTTGTTGGGGTTGCTAAGAAATGCAAAGTTAGTAGAGGCTCAGTTGGTACTTGAAGATATGGTAGATAAAGGTGTAGAACCTAATATTTACTCGTATAACATTGTGATGGATGGTTTATGCAAGAATGGGATGCTTTCTGATGCGAGAATCGTGATGGGTTTTATTGTAAGGAGTGGTCTTTCCCCTGATACAGTAACTTATAGCACTTTACTGCACGGCTACTGTCGTAAAGGGAAGTTATCTGAAGCAAATGCTATTCTAAATGAGATGATGAGAAGTGGTTATGTCCCTAATACTTATACCTGTAATATTTTGCTGCATAGCCTATGGAAAGAGGGTAAAATATTGGAGGCAGAAGAGTTATTGCAAAAGATGAATGAAAAAGGCTATGGTGTGGATACTGTGACCTGCAATATTGTAATTGATGGTTTGTGTAAAAGTGGGAAATTGGACAAAGCTATGGAAATTGCACATGAGATGTGGACACATGGAAGTGCTGCTCTAGGTAACCTTGGGAACTCATTTATTGGCCTAGTTGATGATGTTAGCCGTAGCATGAGATGTATTCCTGACTTAGTTACATATTCTATCATAATTAGTGCTCTATGCAAAGCAGGAAAGATAGATGAAGCTAAAAAGAAATTCAGAGAGATGATGGGTAAAAACTTGCAACCCGATGCGGTTATTTTTGATACTTTCATCCATATTTTCTGTAAAGAAGGAAAGATTTCATCTGCATTTCGAGTTCTCAAGGACATGGAGAAAAAAGGATGTAATAAGAGTGTACAGACTTATAATTCACTGATACTTGGCTTAGGAAGTAAAAatcaaatatttgaaatttatggacttgtCGATGAGATGAGAGAAAGAGGGATTACTCCTAATGTTTGCATATACAATAACATTATTCAGTCTCTTTGCAAAAATGGGAAAATCCAGGACACTACTTCTATCTTGGATGACATGCTGCAAATGGGTATAAATCCTAATATTTCTACCTTCAGGATGTTAATAGAAGCTTTCTGCAAGGCAAGTGATTTTGGAGTAGCGAAGGAGTTATTCGAGATTGGTCTTAGTATATGTGGTCACAAGGAAGCCTTTTATAGTTTAATGTTCAATGAGTTGCTTTCTGGTGGGCAACTTTCAGAAGCTAAAGTGATCTTTGAAGTTGCATTAGATAGATCTTTTCATCTGGGAAACTTCCTTTATAAGGATCTCATTGAAAAACTTTGTAAAGATGGGAAGTTAGAGGAAGCTAGTGGTATTTTGCACAAGTTGATTATCAAAGGATACAAATTTGACCCTGCATCATTCATGCCTGTGGTTGATGACTTGGGTAAAAGAGGAAACAAGCATGAGGCTGATGAACTTGCAGAGAAGATGTTGGAGATGGCTTCAGATGGTAGAGTGGAAAATAAGATATCTCGAAAACCAAAGGCATTGATCCATAGAAAGGAAACGAAGTATGGTGTAGATGACTGGCAAACGATAGTACACAG AGATGATGGGAGTGGAATTGCTTTGAAAACCCTTAAGCGGGTACAGAAAGGCTGGGGTCAAGGAAGCACACCAAGTTTGCAGACCGAGAAAACTGAGTTTCTTGATTACTG GATTTGCTCGGCAGTGCACTCATgcaaaatattcattttaatttcaccACCTTCAGAAGTCAGGAATGCGGGCAAACGATGCGCAGTAGGTCATGATGTGCTGATTAATATCCGTAAATTGTCTGTGCTTGTGAAGTGA